Genomic DNA from Cucumis melo cultivar AY chromosome 10, USDA_Cmelo_AY_1.0, whole genome shotgun sequence:
CAAGGGCGACCAACGAAGCAGGCGAGCGCGccggaaaaacgtgtcattCTTTTAACGTATGTCCCTGGTTTATAGGAGATCATATCCTTGCTTGAGAAGGGTCTTCTCTTGCGTTGATCACCTGAGGTAACAAAGAATGCTCCATTCATCATCAAGTCTCCCTCTGATCTCCATGTCCAGCTTTTCCAAACTTGCTCTGGTGAGTACTCTCTCTTTGTCACCTAAGTTTAAGTGCACAACCACTTTTAGTTTCTTgacaaaaataataacaaatgaATTGCTTGAGCAAGTTTGGAAAAGCTTTTCCAAACTTGCTCTGGTGAGTACTCTCTATTTGGTTACCTCTTTAGCATATACATTGGGAGGGGCAATGAAACGATTGCCTTGGCTGACAATGGTGGGATGCTGGCTACCACCAATGGCATACATAAGCCAATGAGTGTAGTCATTGTTGACAACATGGAAGAAGCCCCATCGACATCTTGGCATTCGCTGCACCAATCCTTGACCAAAGTGGTTGAATGCTACTGTCACTTGCATTATCTGATCATTTGAGTATCCGTCACTTGCTCCAAACAACATCACCTGTATGTAACTTGGTTTTTAACTTCGATTATATAAAACCGTCAGTCAAATAGTTTGTGGGCAAGATACATTCTTACCTCATTGTGGTGAGTGAAATGACAATTGGATATAGTTATGGCAGTAGATCCCATAATAGCATCAATGAGACCATCCTGACAATTGGACATGGACACATGGTCAATCCAAACATTGGAGGAGCCGAAGATGGAAATGCCGTCGCCGTCGCTCATAGTCCTCAAACCCACATGGTCGACAGCGTCTCTGATCATTCCTCCGTTACCAACTACAATGTGATGGATACGAAGACCATGGATGATGACATTTCTTACGTACTGAAGAGTAATGCCAGCGCCATAAGCAATCTGAACATTGGCCCCTCTTGCATCAATGGTCTTGTCGCTAGTCACGATGAGCTCCTGGGTGAGCCTAATGGCCATGTTGGTAGAGAAGGTGATCCACAGAGGTCCCTTTTGGATTACAGCATGACGAAGAGTCCCAGGTTTCGGGTTCATGAGGTCCGAATCCGACGAGTCGTTCACTACATAGTATGGACCCAACTTTCCACCAATGGTCTTGCGGCCAAAACCCAGAACACAATCGGCTAGCTTCTTCCTGTTCTGAGCCCAATTGGGGTCACATCTCCAGCACCGATCGATCGGATTAGTGGCTCGACATGGCCCTGTATATTTCTTCAAATTCCTCCTTGTACTGTTGCTTCCACTCAACGCCCTGCATCAAACTCAATTCTGAGTTTAGTAATGATTCTTTATACTAGAATTATATGTTGCTAAAAATTTCAAACTTACTGGCCAACTTCAGCATTGAGGGAGTCGGCGATGGTCTCAGGATTAGGTTCATAGGCATCAGCGGCGGCTTGTTCGGCCTCGGCAGCACGTGCTTTCCAGTAGTCATCGAAGTCTCCAATGTCAGCAAATGCAGTAGTAGCCAGCAAGGACAATGTTAGCAGCAGACTAAGTCTAGCCATTGTGATGGGTTGATGAAATGTTCTTGTGGGATTGAGCCAGCCTAACGAATGGTTAAATGAAATATAAACCTCAAGCGAAACACCAAAGGATTCGCTTGAGGATTGAAGAATGAATTGTTTGATGAGAAGAAGAGGGTTTTAAGAAGATGTTAAAAGGGAAAACAGAGGAAGATTAGAGGTTGAAGAAGGTCGTTCATGGCGGGAAGAAGGGAGAGCCGTTTGCCATTTAGACGGTTAAAACAGTTATTTACTAATAATGATATTTTTTCTATGGCCCAGTTTTGGCTTTTCGTTACTtataaaacaaacattcaaCAAATCGACCtttgtattattattaatttatcatagtgattctctttattttttcttcatctttatTGTAACAATTCAAACTtcaaatatatgtatatatatgtgtgtatatgcACCCACCAATTAGAACCTTCAATTAAAAATTTTGggtaaaattaaaatttctaaattttgttacatatatagtataaaaattaaaaaactttataaacacttataaaatttcaataaattatTACACACATGTTTAATCTTGTAATTTTATCTACAAGTTTTAATCAAATCGTATAATATGTCACTATATACATGCATGCATAATGAATGTTAAAGGTTTTTAAATTTCGTATTTGTATAGAtcattaaacttttaaaagtatttAATAAATCCCTTGAACTTTtagttttgtattttaatatgactttacacttttaaaaatgtcacataaaattgaaatttgtgtaattatattcaattggctcgtaaatttttttaaaatactaaaTGCCGCAAAAACTTATTAGACTTATTAcactttaaaatttaatatcaattttAAGCTTACCAAAATTCAAGGATCTATCTAACACAaacttaaaagataaaattattaaaataagaTTAATTTAGTGATAACGGACGCAAACTTTTTTCATTATAGAGATGAGTGATTATTACAAAAGTTTAGTAGCCAACAGGCTGAGGATGGTCAACACCTCTCCTCCCTTGCTTGAAAAATACGGGTCTTTttgaaaactataataaaaggAACAAGAAAATAGGTTGAAGTGGAAAAAAGGGTGAGTACAATTCAATCACCCACATCTCCTTGTTGTATATTATTAACCTGCTGATAAGTTTTATACATAGCCACCAATTGGTGAACTTTACAATAACAGTAACAGCATCCTCAATGAATGCTTCTCTTAAAGTCAATGAATATGTATGATACATATAGAACAGTATAAATCTCCTATACATAATCCAATAGCAGCATTGTCTTCGGTCTTCTAGTACAGTTTACATGAGGTTCATCCAACAGGCACTAAGTCTCATAGAAGTTAGCTATTGTCTAAATTTTGTGATTCACCTGAATTTTACTTGGATACTTCCCAAACCTTGTAGTCTTTTCCCTCGATAACCAATGACCATCCACTGGATCCGCTAGGCGGTTCAAAATTGCCTGGTCCAATCTTTACCGCAACTGTTTCATCAATGGTGGCTGCGTAGACATCCCTTTCTGCCTTCACAATTTTAACCTGAAAAATACGGTACAAAGTAATAAAAGCATAGTTATATTTGTTGTTGATCTATAATAGCATAGGACAAAAGGATTTTGTGGTATTGCGACCAATGAATGTTTACTACGGAACTACAATGGTCTAAAAAGTGAAAAGAGAGAAGTAGAGTCAAAGCAACTGCCAGTACTTTTCCAAAAACAGCCAACTAACAGTGTTAATACCTATGGGCTTGTAATTCCAGTCTATACATGGACTTCCTACTTTATAGCTTCCATTCATCATATGGCCAAGGCCTAAAAACTTGCCTTCATGATATACCAGTGAATTGACCACGACGCATAAGAATCGGGAGTCTATACtagcatatttattttttcaactccATGGATGATGGATTGATATATAATGAATGTCCAATCTGAAATGTATTTTATGAAGCTGTGCGATTAGGGTCCTTTCGTGGCATATATGAAAGGAAAGGAATGTTAGAAACTTTGAAGATAAATCTTCAGCCTTCAATTCTATGTATTTTTCTACAGAATACAGCTTCATGGTGTTGTTCTTTACAATCGAAATTCTTTTGTAATTACATTACTTTTTTCCGTTTCTTTCCATGAAGTAATGAGTTTCTTCAtacagaaaaaggaaaaagaatatattCTGTTTTCAGGTCCTTTCCtttactattactattattattatctatccaataaatgtgaaaaagaaaaaaaaaacatcccGAAGAAGGTGAAAGGGTTAGGAAAATAAAGTTCAAGTAgtcaatttctttaatttttctttcaaattttttagAGAAGTTCACTATACTTACTACACTCCGGCAGTTAACTTTATTTCGTTTTCTGAGAGAAATAAGTGCTGCAATTTCAGATTTGTAGTGGGAGAAAATGTGGTCATAGAATACTGATGGTGTCCCAGGATGAGTCAGGAGGTAAGCATATCCTTGCATTTCCTTCCCACCAGGAAATCTCCAATGACCCTACAAGATGAGAAAACAGCatcataaaataacaaaaaaagttGATACTATATGGAAATTAGAAATGTAAATTCACGTTTACTGAAAATTGTAGATTCTAAATGGCATAAAGAAATGTACAGCAAATCACAGGAATTAATATGATTATCAGTTTACTAATGGGTTAAAAATAACATTTTGGTTACTTTGAGTCCCATTCTATTTTAGCTCTTGTTCTTTCAGACATCTAGATTTCACCAtcttattttcaataaattgtAAAAATGGTTCATACCATTCATGCATGGTtaacgtttccaaaaatttaGTCTTTTTATCTCTATATATTCTAGACATGTATCCATACGGTGTCTTTTATTTTGCATAGgagttattattgtaatttaacCAATTTCCATAATATTAACttcaaacaacaaaaactaattttaatatttactGACAAAATGGAATAGGATCAATACCAAGaggtcaaaatgatattttgtaTAACATTAACCATTCCAAGGGTAAAGTTGTAAAACTAGGTTATCAATGCGCAAAACTAAAACATCAGAGTGTATCTCTAATGAATGGCTCATCCAGTGGATTTCAGTTTTAAAGCAATAAACTAGTTCCTACGGAAAGATGTTTAAACCTGAGTAGATCCAGTGTCATGATTCTCTATAAAGGTAACAGCACGAGAGGGCCACCATCCAACGACTCCGGGAGGCTTTCCTTTCTCATCTGATAATCGCCAATATTCACATCTATCAAGTGCCTGTAAGAGACATTTTCCAAACAGTTACTGAAAAGAGAAGATATCGttgtttttctttctccttttttctttccttttaatgAAAACAATAACTTCCATTGAGAGAAAATGAAGGATATGACTTCCTACAATGACTTGTTACAAGCATAAAAAGTTCTTAGCAATTATTGTAGAAGCACTACATAAAACAAACAACAATATGGTTTTTATAATGGAATCCGTCACACATATCTAAACTAGGGCCCATAAGAAAGCAGAAACAATAACATCGCAATAAAatctctttcttttgttgtttggAGTTCTATCCTGATTACAACTTTCAATGCAATGTTTCTTTTACTCCAGAAAAAAAGGACAAAATTTCTTTCTTGTACATATAGTCACAAGAAATATTGTGAATAAGCTCAGAAAACATATGCCGCAGAATTGACAACCAGATAATTAAATGAAAGCTTACAGAATGAAGGATCCCTTTGGTAGTAACATCAAATGCTCCAGCAGTTCCATTAGTAGCATTTATCCAATCAACGATCCTCTGCCTGTGAGCATCTTGATTATGATCCATCTCACCATACGTATAGCTCAGGGAATCCCAGTATTCACCAACAGCAAAGTAAGGTTCACTTGCATCCAAGTAATCCTTCACATAACCACCCCAGAATCCTCTGACAAAATCAAGCCTCCATCCATCATACCCAATTTCCTTTCTGCATGTCAACAGCCACAAGCATATGCATAAAAACAGTGCTACTCTAATTTTTAAAAGCAAGGCGCAGAAGAGACATCTGAAATGATTAGGAAAGCTGTTCTTAGAGAGGAATGATATCTAATCAGATTCGCACCTATCAAGGTATACATCTCAAATAACAGCCTACCCGATGAGAGGGCATTGAACTCTACCTCTAGGTTGAGTCCAAAGCCTCTTTTCACCACTCTGTCCAACTTATGTCACATTACTTAATGAATACTCCTTAACGTTTGTTTTTTAATACGATAAGGTCTTCatgtagaaaaaaaaaggttaatagATAAATAGAAGTTCCACAGAAACTAATAGTTCAGCCAAAAAGGGTTGATTGGGGAATTAACCTTAACCAGCATAACCATTCTTTAATATCATTTCTCACAAAATCTTGTGAATGATCAATGTTAGGCGCAGCATGGAAGTTATCTCCGCTACTTTTGTTGCCCCTACCCTTCACATGACATGAAAAATGAACAATCAATTTGCTGTCAAAGTAAtcataaataattgaaaaaaatgtaaatatttaaaTGAAGTCAACGTCTCAGTGTTAATGATTTAAAAGTTCAATGAGACATTTACACACCTGCGGAGGGTAATATCTAGCGTCATTTTTCTGTGCGTGTTTTCTAGTTTTCATAAAAGAATGGGGGACAAGAAGTATTTGCTTGCATTTAGCAGTCAACATTTTCAGAAATCATTAACAATCCATTCGATTTGATACTTTGATACCAACACAACGGTTTACACTATAAGAAATTTCTCTCATTCTTTTCACCCAAAATATAAAATGGTTAATCTTAGATCACATATGTAGAATTGACAATTACTCATATAAAGTATCGGCACTACTCAAAAAGTATTTTTCGTTTTAGCATTTACATAGTATTATACCTTTTATATTCATTTCATCGTgcaatatttgaaaaattataatTGGAAAATTGAGTAGAACCTTAAATGCATGTATCTCACAGAAGGCAAGAAAAATTAAACCTGAAAATGTGGATCATCTGAAACAACTGCACGATCATCCCAATTTAAGCGACCACCAAATATATTCCAAAtaccattttgatttttaaaatgtGCACAACGATGATTTAGGACAGCATCACCAAGAACCTTTATCCCGACATCATGGAACGTCTTCACAACATCCTTCAGCTCATCAATGTTACCATATCTGAAATGAACAAAGTAGAGTGTTGGCAAATATAAAATTTGGAGAACCTCCTCGTAATGATGATACCGTCTATTCTTTCAATTTACTAAATATGAGGGTAAATAGTAAACCAGAAGTCCCCAGATCACTTTAACAGATTTCTTTAAACTAGGGGCggattggaaaaaaaaaagttctatatgTTTCTTCATATGAAGTGTTATCATAGAAACCTATATTAAAACTATCAAGTCAAGccaattttaatcttttataaatatatttatatacctGGAATTTAAATTATACAGGTCCTTCGGCATGTACCCCTCCGGTGACACAGATTCAGTTGGAGGTGGCAACCATAGCACAGTAAAACCAAGGGAGGATAATTCTGCAGCTTTCTCTTTAAGTTCCATGTACCATCTTCCAGATTTGTGAGATTCCCAATTAAACCCTTGGCACAATATTTCAAAACCCGAACCTGTTCCAGAGGATATTCTCACAGGTGGTTCTACAGGTTTAGGCATCTCAATTATTTCTTCTGTAAAAGTTGGAGCAGAACTTCTGAAGATACTGTAGGCTTCCGCTGCCAATTTTTCAATTTCCTGAAGAATGTTTTCTTGTGCTtctttggtttttttctttttagtctTTTGTGAAGAAATGTCAGTAACCAAATTTCTTATTTCCTTGATAATTCCATCAGTATAAGCAGTAACAGAAACTCCCTCAGATTCTTCTCCAGATTTTTTAGATGCTCCGCTGTCTTTTAATTTGCTCTTTCTTTGTTGATCAGGCAAGTTACCAGAACTTGATAAGGGAATGTAAAAGTCATCTCCCTTATAGTTTAACCAAGAGTTCTCATTCTGCTTGAGAACAAAAAGAAATCCTCCAAAATCTTCTTCTATGGTAAAAACACCAGAACATCCCTTCCCCCCTTCTTTTGGCTGCATCAAAAGATGTACAATATTCTTGAATGAAAATCAAAACATACACGAATTTTGTACAAAATTCAAATATGaagaattgaaaaatacatGTGTGCATAGAATGAATAAAATATGGATCACTCTTGAGttctgaaagaagaaaaagcgAAAGAAtacaaagacaaaaaaaaaaaaagataataataaaagacCTCCAATCTGAACCTACAAATAAAAGCACCCTAGAGAAAAAACCTCCAGTCTGAACCTAGCAAATAATTACAAAAGGGCTTGAGTCATCACCGCGCCTAAAGAGTAACATTAAAATTCACAAGTGAACAAAGATTAACCAAATCCCTCTAAATATCCTATTGTTTATCTCTTCCCCCAAGACTCCACAAAGTACACAACTCTGGAGTCctcacaaaaaaagaaaaaaaagaaagaaaaaggaagagaagaaaaccCTCTCTTTCCCACTAAATGGAAAATGGATGAGGAGCTTCACTAGTTGtaaaagttatattttttttagggACTAGGAAGATTCAACCCTTGAACTTATATGTCTTAACCAAATGAGTTAGGctatatttcttattttaatataaaacaATGTATCCATTTTTTTCCATTATTCAGAAGATTCACATCAACCACAGCCAAATCTGCAGcagattaaaaaaattatgaaggATAGATCAATTACTCTTGTTTTTCACCACATAGTTCAAGAACTTAAAAGAGGCTACAATCAAATTTCTATTCATTCTTCCAATAATCCCAGAAAAGAGTACTCGTAAAATGAAAGATTATATAGCGGCTTTTagataataataacaataataaccaTCCTGTTTCCATAACAAAAAATAGAGGCATTTGATGATTTAGCAATCAGTATAAACTCAATTTCAGGAAAGAAAAATTTTGCAATGCACCTGCAGTAGCGTACGCAGGGCCTTGTTCTTGAATACTGTTGTTTCTGGAGGGTGAGGAGCAGCTGGAATCTCCCATTTCCTAGTATCATCTCTGCATGCTCCCCAGTGAACAACAACATCTCCAGGTAGATCACTTTCCAGATACAAAAGATATTTGGTTGTTTCAGGACACTTTTTAACTGAAACACTGATGGAATTATCAACAGCAACTTCCTTTACAATAGGCAGCTCTTCATAGAATCCTTCCAAAGACTTCTTATCCTCCTTCGTATCCCCAGATTCACTACTGCTTCCTTGATCTTTAGAATTTGTTTCTGTTTTGACAAGGAGGTTGGATAGCTGACCCAAAGCCCCTACAATTGAAGAAATTTAAGTAGTGCATCCTACCACATGAGAATGAGATAACAGCTGAAAGAATGAGATCAACACAAGGGAAACACTAAACAGGTTGTGAGGCAATTTAAAAATCACAACCCACTAACTAAACTAAATCCTTCTAGTACACAGTGGAAGCAAGGAAAGGACTTACAAGACATAACTGCAAGAAGACCATAGGCACTACTTTTTAGTTTGGTGGTCTAAGAATGTTTACAGTAAGAAATCACTAGGATGTCTTCCTGTTCAACAACTAAAATTTACAACCCTTATTATGAAATCAAATCAGATTGAACATAACAGAAGAGACACTAAAGAGAAATGGAGACGAAGCTTCATCAGTGGTTTTCAATTGAATGGAGATATACTATGAACATTAACTCAGTTATCTCTATCAGTCTTGTGCAGCTCAATGTCTGTGTTAGGACTCCTTCCCTGAAACTCAGTAAAATCCCAACAAAAATAGAGAAACAGAGATAGTACTCTACTATGATTCTATTTATGATAAATTCTAGATGAAttcacaaaatatttacataatacACTAAAGGATAGCACagtaaaataagaaagaaaagacacAAATAAATGCCAAGGTTATCCTCCAGCTCCTTTGAGAAGGCTGGAATCCTCTCCTCAAAAGCCTCAACAGCCTTTACCCAAAATATGACCCAGTTTGCTAATACCCAAAACATTCCTTATGTACCTCATCAGGGTTACgtccaccccccccccccccccccaaagaACCTCCCCATCCTTGGTCTTCTGTGTAATTCCTATCATATCCATCCCTTACTTCTTCCTTTTGTAGGTGTAAATGATCAAAGGTCTAACAGTCTGATTCAAGTCAAGACTACaagtttattcttttataacACATAGCACGATTAGTTAGGAGCTCCGTCCGAACATTACAAGTCTACAAACAATAGATGGGAAAGTATGGAAGAATAAATTGGAGAAATAACAAAGTAAAGAGAATATTATGCCTAGCCAAATTAAGAGAAACATTACATATATATCATAAGTACCACTCCTACCAGGCCATAAACCCAAGCCCTTTTTAGCTCCAACTATATTGCCATCCTCACCACAGTAGTCTAAAAGAGGCACCTTGAAATCTCTCCCTTTGTGCTGATACCAAATTCCAGTTTCTTCATCCTGCACTACCAAAAATAAGAAGTCCCATTCACCAAAAGGACTTGCAATATTAAAAACGAGAAATGATTAAGGACCAAATAGGAATAGTAGAGACAGAGGTCCTCAATTGCTAAGTACTGAAAATAACAACcttcaaaacaaaatttatagcTGCAATTGTTTTGTCGGGAGCAAGGTCTATCTTCACTTCATGAACGACATCTCCCGAAGAGGATGAGGATGATTTCTTCAATGGTGTCTCAATAGCATAATCCTGAAAATAGAATAGGAATTACACTTTTGCGGGCAGTGCAAGAACATTTTAGAAATTGGAATGAAGAGACTGTTACGTACTTTGATGGTTATTGAACCTGGTGGTATCATTTCTTTAGGAGGTTGATCCCATTCGCTGCAAGGTTAATTCATTCAACCCATTTTGGATTAAGGCAAGGTATCAACGAACCAAACTCCGCATCAGTAACTCTTTCAGTAATTCAAGTTTCTTCTCGTACCCAAAAGAACATAGATTAAAACGAGTTATACCTGCCACTATCGTCGATTAAGGACACCCCCCAATGAAGAATCCATTTCCCAGCAAGGTTACATCCTACAGTAAGCTCCCATTTATTGTGGTCCTTCCCCTGGGCTAGTTTGACAGAGATCCTTCCCTCCAACTACAAGctcaaatcaacaacaataacaaactAAATCCAACCCTCCCAAATTCTTAAGTAAAGCAAGTAAATGCAAACAAAAAACTATCATTCCGAAAGTGAATGCACTTCCCAGCAGAAAGAAAACAGATCACATCACACAAATTAATGAACAGAGTCTCCCACATCATAAAACATAATTCAAACCTTCTCGTTGCGCTTGAGAGGAAAGGTCTCCTTGAACAAGACATCGGTAGATTGGAATGTAGGCGCATTAGTAGTGGTAGCTTTAAAAGTAGGAAGTCTATAAGAATTGTAATGGACAAAGGTCTTTCGGCCATGACAAAGAAGCTTATTGGGACAGTAAGTAAAGGAACAAGGCTTGAGCATATTGAATCTAGGACGATGATGAAACCTGTGTTTGGCTTTAGCACAGTGATAAAGGAGGGGATCGAGGGCAATCGACGACATGATCACACTGATGTGTGTTGCCACTCCTCCTTCTACAGCGGTCAGATGATGCAAGGAAGAAGGTgaaggaagaaaagagaaagaagaaaggaaaaacaaaagaaaaacagagGGAGATTGGAGATAAATGACGAGGAGAGTGGACGATATTTGTTAATTAAATTTGTAATGTAATTTTTTCCaccttttttatttgtttgtttcttttagaaacaaaaatatcTGCCCAATTCAATTAGGCATATGTGTCATTATATGGTCATCATTCATGAATTTgtttgggaaattgccaaaaatagcttaaaaaaggagggttaaatgacttttgggatagtttttgaaaataaagagttttaggacaatttatgtgtgaatggacaaaaatgtccttcattaaatttctccttctccttccctttccctttcccttctcttccacGTAAAAGCTTTCAActttcgctttcccttctctttcgggtagagttgtttccttttccattctctttttgtgtagaacacctgaagtaaaaaaaaaaaaaaaaatcgctcTGCTCCGATACTTTGCTCTGCTCTAGTGTcgttcgaagatactccgaccaTTCGTCTCTTGTCGTTCGTTGATCCtctagtgcatttcgtcgctccttcttttcaaaccattcaatcaactttgagcgttttctcttatttcggtgagtttcatctctaacccatttttaatttatttgctgtaaatatttggtttaggtatttgttgcgagtttcatccgtaaatgtctggtttaggctattttggaatggaattatttgctgtaaattagtttagtcaaagtttggtttaggttcttagaaagttcaatgggtagtgaaaaatgaattgaagtaaaagatttagtttgcaagagtgcacttgcaaggagtttcaagctaagcaactaccatgctcacatgtcattgctgcagcacgagatcgcaatataaatgtttatagattATGTGTTAATTATTACAccaatgaatgtttgttggcagcatatgcggaggccgtctacctAATTGTAAATCAGTCAgcttggaagacaagcgaagactatctacatatgattgttttacctccgaaagtagtcaaaagagttgaagtaaagaaataggtcacaacagattaacgtgtactaatacaatttcatataccgagaAGTCCagcatacaaatttaaaaatttctctaccaatgtactaattattacactaattaatgaatgttccttttctttcaatttgttatttatctatctggatgtgttttcttaatgatgtcTCCAAATATTCGTACTTTATGTGCTTctagatagatgaagaagacgaaaataacagctggcttattcatttaggaacac
This window encodes:
- the LOC103489090 gene encoding probable pectate lyase P59 gives rise to the protein MARLSLLLTLSLLATTAFADIGDFDDYWKARAAEAEQAAADAYEPNPETIADSLNAEVGQALSGSNSTRRNLKKYTGPCRATNPIDRCWRCDPNWAQNRKKLADCVLGFGRKTIGGKLGPYYVVNDSSDSDLMNPKPGTLRHAVIQKGPLWITFSTNMAIRLTQELIVTSDKTIDARGANVQIAYGAGITLQYVRNVIIHGLRIHHIVVGNGGMIRDAVDHVGLRTMSDGDGISIFGSSNVWIDHVSMSNCQDGLIDAIMGSTAITISNCHFTHHNEVMLFGASDGYSNDQIMQVTVAFNHFGQGLVQRMPRCRWGFFHVVNNDYTHWLMYAIGGSQHPTIVSQGNRFIAPPNVYAKEVTKREYSPEQVWKSWTWRSEGDLMMNGAFFVTSGDQRKRRPFSSKDMISYKPGTYVKRMTRFSGALACFVGRPC